The genomic interval CCCTTGTTTCTGTATGTGGTGGCTACAAAGGGTGGCTGGTGTGTAACGAACCCAGATTGTTAATACAGAGTTAATGTCAATTCAGCTTCCAAATGTCCTTGCTATTTGGCCCAAATAGAGTTGACTGTGAGGCAGCAATGTGTCCTGGTGGTGCAGAAGGTGAACAATGTGTTGGGCTGCATTCAGTGTCAGCAGCCCAAGGCAGGGGaaccttcccctctgctcagcactgatAAGGCCACACACAGCTAGAGCACTGGATCCAGTTTTGAGCTCCCCAGTACAAAAGAGATGGagagagtccagtgaagggccatgaagatgatgaagggactggagcatctctcctatggggaaaggctgagagctgggactgttcaggcTGGAAGAGCAGGCTCAAGGGGTTCTCATcaatataaatacctgaagggaaggTACAAATAACACAGCCAGGATCTTTTCTGTGATACCCAGTAACAAGACCAGGGGCcctgggcacaaactgaaacacagaaagttcCCTCAACATCAAAAAACTCTTCTTCACTGTGAGGATAACAAGCGCTGGCATAGGTTCCCAAAGACgtggtggagtctccatccttggagatactcagaaTGGTCCTGGGCAAAGCCAAAGCACCAGTGGTTGAAGAGTCTGTCTGGGGCAGGATAGTGGCAGATCTGGCAACAGATCATCCTGCGGATGGGTTTACCCTGCTCCTGCTTGTGAACTGACTTACTGACCTCTCTGGCTCATCCTCTGAGGCAATGGAGAAGGCCAAGGGGCTGGAAAGTGCTGCTGTCTCACTACTTAAAAGTTGCTTTTCATTCCACCTTCTAAGAACTCAGGACAGGCTCTACTTGGGTGTGCTGGGGACTGGGCTCTTATATCTGGGGCTTCTGCTCTAAAAATGTAAGTTTTCTCTTAAAATGCTGAATGTGATACAGTGCCCACAGCTGGAACATTGCAACAGGGAGCTCCaacctgttgtgtttttttagaAACGAGACAATCAGGCCATGCTGGGTTAAGCTCTTTTAATATACTTCCCCTGCTCCGCATCAACATATGCTGCAAAGACCTAAACCACAGCTGTTCCTGGGAAGGTGTGCCAGGTTGGTGCCTAGGGATGCGCAGATGTATCTTGCTGGGGATTGCCTTCTTGCTCTCCCTCACTGTACTTTTCTGATAGGTGGCTCAGTTCTGGGTCTGTACATTTTACAAGCTCAGAGGAAAGGATTTACTATCTTCCCATGACAGATTTGGGCAGGATTAGAGAAAATATGCATGTTCTGGAGAAGAAGCAGTCtgtgcctttcttttttcccattcctTGCAACAACTTTCCTTGACCCCGTTTTGATAAAGCCTTCACAGCCATTGCCTGGGCATGAGACCTACCCCCAGTGGACCTATAGAGGGGACTTCACCACAATTAGAGCCACAGGATGCCATATGGCACCTGCTGGGGCCACCTCCAGATGCTCTCAGGGGTCagcacttgctttttctttccagctttatTCAGTCATAAACTGTGAAGTGAAGGACATTGCATTAAACATTCAAGCTGAAGGCAACAGGTATTTTGAAGGACCAGGGCAGCCACACGGTGTGGCCATAGCCATAGTGGGTAAAGgcctttattttgcttttttgcttagGATGAAGCTAATTGCAGGGATTAGTACCATGTTTCCTCCATGAACATCAGGTTAGAGAGTGCAGGCGTCTACCTGGAGCCAGCCTCCATGCCCCAAGGACTGCATACAAAATGGAAAGGGATGAAATGTGGCCACAGAGCCAAAGCCTAGAATAGGAAGGGCAAAGTATGTCTGCCACGGATGTCCCACAGGACATGGGTTAAGGGACGGGCTGGCCCTTTCCATGACAGGACCCCTTCTTGTGCACTGAAGACTCGGTCCCTAGTGCCACCAAGGAGCTTCAGCATGTGCTGCCACCACAGAAGGTGTAGGGCTGGCAGGGCCATGGAGGCAGgcagcaccaccacagcagAAGGTGCAGGGCCAccaaggcaggcagcaccaTCATGGCAGAAAGTGCAAGGCTGGCAAGGCCACCGAGATGCGCAGGGAAGGACCATTGCTTGCAGAGGATACAGgggcagctgccttccagctctgcttgccccatccctctgtccccagctctgctgctgggaccCCAGGGTGCTCTTCCAGTTCCTGCAGGGTCCTCAGATTAGTACCACACAGCAGCAACATCATTAGAGCCATTAATTCCCAATTAGTCACCTGGTCTTTGGAACAGCACAGAGGAAGAGCTggcccctggcaggggctgtgctcagcGCGGGGGGGTGAGTGGGGACCCCTCACTGACTggcctgctgcagctcagcGAGGAGGTGGTGCAGCCTCTCCGTCACAGCCACCTGGCACAGGAGCAAGAGGGGACAGTGGGCACGCGCTCCCCAGGGGAGACTGCAGCCCCATATCCAcacactgctgcagctctgtggtaAAGCCACACTGGCTTTGGCCAGGCACCGGGGCCGGGCATGGTTCCTGGGTGTGCACCGATGgtgcctggcaggcagcagacaTACCGGGTAGGGCTGTGGCTCGTGAAGCTGGCGGTGAGCGGGACTGAGCAGGCTGAGGGACACCTGTGCGTGGCTCCTCACctcctgcaggctgggcagcagctcacACATCTGCAGGGATGAAGGTGCACGACTATATCCATATGGGGAGCCAGCTACCTAGCCCCAGCCCCCAAATGAGCCAGCTCCGGGCTGGATTCTGATGCCAGAGTTGTTGGGGCAGGGAACATCTCAAGAGGCAAGAAAACACTGGGGTTTAACCCTTTGATCCTGACATTACTGCCAAGAGACCCCCAACCCTGGCTTGGCCCTTCACCCAATGTGGGAGAGGACACCCCAGCACcagaaggcagagctgcccctgACCTGACCATCTCTGAAGTACGTGCGATGGAGGGGCTCCACAGTGGTGGGCATGACCTTGCTTGTCTCACCAAGCTGCCCCAGGACCCGGATCGCCAGCTCCTGCCCCGCCTTAGGTGAGGGCTCCTCCTCCAGGGCCATGAGGTCCATGAAGGGGTGACCTGCAGGGGTGCCAGGTTAGGGGCCAGCAGGTGCACAGGACATTGGCAACAAGGTTATGCAGCAGGACAGGGTGGGGGAATGCAGGTCAACAGGGCAGCACCATGGCAAGGGTCTCCCACAACTCACCAGCAGTGTCATAGAGCCGATAGATTGTCTTAGCCCCTGGGATCGTCATCTTCTCCTCGTCTTCTGTGAGCTTCAGGCATGGGGAGCCATTTacctccaccagctgcaggagaaggaggtTAAGGAGATGGGCACCTTATTTTTGTCACGTGCACCAGCTCATGCCAGTGCTGAAGACCGTGCTGAGCTTTCTGTCCTCTATGTGTCCCCACATGCTGGGGAGGCCACTGATATAAACCAGCTgaataaatgataaaaaataaatccctcaaACCACCCCAAAGTTGGAcatcctgcctcctcctgccagccagctTCTTACAGTGGTCTCATTATTTCCAAGAAGGACACAGATGGTGGGATTGAGTGCccccctcagcaagtttgcagatgacacaagATGAGTGGTGCAGGTTATTCCCTCAAGGCACAgggtgccatccagagggaccttcGAGGCCTGGAGAAATGGGCCCATGTGAACAGCATGGAGTTCAAgaaagccaagtgcaaggtgCTGCATCTGGGTCAGAGCAATCCTCAGCATCAATActggattgagagcagccctgcagagatgGACTTGGGGACCATGGTGGGCAAAGAACAGGACATGAGCCggcaatgtgcgcttgcagcccagaaagccagtcaTCTCCTGGGCTGCACCCCGAGCAGCGTGGccggcagggcgagggaggggattctgcccctctgctccgctctgggGAGACCCCCCGGAGCACTGCGCCCAGCTCGGGAGTCCCCAGCACAAGCCAGgcagggacctgctggagcggggccgggggagggaCACGGAGCTGGTCCGAGGGCTGGAAGCCCTCTGCTGCggagaaaggctgggagagctgggggggctcagcccggagcagaggaggctgcggggagacctgGCTGCGGCCACTCAGTGCCTACAGGGGCTGTAGGAAGGTGGGGACGggctttttagcagggcctgggGCGACAGGACTGGGGGGCGGCTTTGAACTgaaagggggagatgtagggtggacacaaggaagaaatttgttacgctgagggtggcgaggcactggcacaggctgcccagagcagctgtgggtgccccatccttggcagtgctcaaggccaggctggacggggctttgagtAACCTGATTGAGTGGCAGGTGTcgctgcccatggcaggggggtgggctaGATTACTtgtaaaggtcccttccaacccaaaccattgtGTGATGCCTTGCAGCATCGTCCCTTGGAGCTGGACATCCCTttgctgcccagccccagctgtgcaAAGCCTGGGAGAAGCCAGGGAGCTCCATGCCCCACAAGCCAAGCAGGGCAGAGAGCGGCTGCCACCACTACCTTGTAAACACAGCCCAGCGATGGCTGCAGGGGACATGTCACCAGGTTTGTCCCAACGCCGATCATGTCAATCTCACTCCCCTGGTACAGCAGAGAAGACAGTGGCCATCaacagagcagccctgccactgTTTTTTATGCCCGTGCCAAAACCAGAGTTACGGGGCAGGTCAGAGGATGCTCTGCCTGAAGGTGCATTATGTCTACCTGTCCCatcaaaaatccatttttttcccagcctggAAACTTCTCAGTTCTCATCCAGGACGAAAGGCCCAGGGGACTCTCACGtccaccccacacacccctaAACCTCAGCGGCGCCAGCCACAGACAAGGTGACATCTCAGCCCCTACAGCAGCTACCTCACCTCCCGGCTGAACTCCTCCAGGCTCTGCTCACTGATGTCATTGCTGACGGCGATGGGGATGGTCTCAAACCAGGGCACCTGGAAGCTGGCGAGGGGCAGGGGAGTGACCAAGGGAGAGGGCACAGGATTTGGGGGAGGACCCATGACTCAGCTCGCAGCACCCCTCTGAGCCAGGAGGGCTCCCGCCCTGATaggaggaggtgctgggtgCCCAAGGTGGGGAAGCCGGGGACCTGTGGCAGTCAACCCAGGCTCAGTGGGGGACTCACTGAGCACCGCAGGCTTGGAGCACTTGGCGGATCTCCTTGGACTGCTGGGCCAGGTCCCCACTGTCCAGACGCACTCCGATGGCCCGGTACCCCAGTTGGTGCAGCGCCAGCGCCACGGCACAGAAGTTTGGCAAGCCACTCCTGGTATGGGCAAGGAGAGGGTTAGTGTCCCTTCCTTGGTGTGACAGCGACCCAGAGCGGGTCCAAGCCCCGTATCAGGCAACAATGGAGCATGGGAGTGCTGTCAGGTAGAAACATCCCTGCTTCAAGGCCACCAAGCAAAGAGGGACACATCTGTCCCCTCTGCCATGGTGGCAAAACTACCCTGGGGGGACCTGGCATTCTCACCTCCTGACACAGTACGTGTCCAGCAACCCCTGGAAGTCATGCGGGAAGGTGATGGCGTAGGACACGAAGGCAGCCAGCTCACCCCTATTCACCTTCTCAGGGGGAGTCTGCAGCAGTTCACACACACGCTGCAGCCACGACTTGGCCAGGGCTGGGAGATCCACTGGTTCTCCTCCTGCCaatggcagcagctcctgcccgAGGTACATGGGCTTTGAACAACCCGCGGCATCCTCCATGGCAGCAGGAGCATGGCCACAGTCAGAGCAAAccacccccatcccctgcccacAGCGTCCCTCACCCGGGGCTGCACCTCCTCCAGTGAGGTGAAGGACATGATGAAGGAGTGGGCAATCGTGCCGTGCACTGGGATGCCGTAGAGCTTCCCTGCCAGGACGTTGCTGGTGCAGTCAAAGCCTGCAAAGGGATGGAGGGGACACACACAGGTGACGGTGCAGCCGTGGTGCCGCAGGGCACCACCGGGCAGCACTCACCCCCAATGTAGGAGTACTTGGAGGCTGAAAGGGCACCGTCCGGCCCCTGAGCACGACGGAGCCCAATCTCCATCAGCTTCATGTCTGGGCCAGCAAGGAGTCGGAAGCGGGCAGCATTCGTGGCCACCAGGCTAGGGGAGGAAGGGACAGGTCACACCAAGGCAGGCTGAGCACAGAGCCAGCACACAGCtaaggggcaggggggtctcCGGGACCCTCTCTGCTTGACTGCAGCTGGTATGTAGGGACATGGCAAGGACCGCCACAGGACTCAGAAGGTTTGGCACAGTGGAGGTAGATGTGGTCCCCACCAGCTGAGGGACCACAGCAGGATCTGTCCCTACCTGGCATAGCTGACCAGGCACAGCAGCGTGGTCTCCAGCAACTGCACCACCAGCAGTGGCCCCTTCACCTGCAGGAACGGGACCTGCAGGGACAGCCAGGCGGTGTGACATCCCCGTCTCCCCTGCCCAGGGATATGGGAGCTGacagccccgcagcccctccaAAGCAGGGGAGGGTACCGAGCATGTCCCACCCTGGCAAAGACGACGGAGCCCTCTGGCACAGCAGAGAGGGTCACCTCCGAGGCATCCAGAGTGGCCAAATAATCGAAGAAGGCATCTTCCGTGGTGCTGGGCAGGACGGAGCGCAGGTAGGCGACatctgcagaggcagagctcaGTGGGCACTGGGATGGGTGGTCCCTGGAGCCACGGTCCTGTGACACAGGTCGGGCTGGAGGGACCAAGTCTCCTACGGTGGGGATGGGTGACAGCTTGCAGGCAGGGGGCACCTCGCAGCACCCCACACCGGgtaccccagccctgggagggtGCCGTGGCCCTCCAGGTCCGCTCTAAGGGACGGCCCGTGGGAGCACTGTGCTCCTGGAGGGTGCCCCAGTGTGCCCCAAGGCTGTCCCCGTGCACCCCTCTCCGCGTCCCCCTGAAGAGTTAGAGGTGCCCCTGTCCCCACGAGCTGTCCCCGTTCCCCACAGCTTCCCCCGAGGGGTTCCCCAATCACCCAGAGCACCGGCTgtgcccccgcccccccaggtCCCCGGGGGGAGGGTGCCCTTGTCCCATaaaccccgcccccccctccggCTGTCCCTGCGCCCCCCCGcaggcccccccagccccccgcggAAGGGCTCCCGGGGGTCCTCCGCCTCCCGCCCCGTCCCCACCTACCGGCGGCGGAGAAGCGGAAGGCGCGGAGGCAGCGCAGCCCCTCGGCCAGGCCGGCGCCCAGCGCGAAGGCCCCGCGGAAGGGCCCGCGGCGGAAGAAGAgctcggcggcggcgggggcgcggtGCCGCCCGGCCCGCCAGTGCCCGTAGGCCATGGTGAGCTGGTACAGGTCGGTCAGCGGCGCCAtggcccggccgcgccgccgcgggGCAGCCTGGGAGCGGGGGGGGCACGGAcacggggcgggcggggcgggacACGGCGGGGAGCTGGGGCACGGGGCACCGGGAGGGACTGCGCGGGTGCGGGGGGTGGCGGCACACGGGGACACAGGGCACAGAACACCGGGGACGGCAGCATAGACACACAGACAAGGCACAGGAGTCCAGGGATGACAGTACACAAGGGGCACAGGACACCAGGGATGGCAGCACAGAAGGGACACTGGGCACACGGGGGTAAAAGCACAGAAGGGACACAAGGAACAGGATGGCAGCACACAGGAGCAGGCGTGTGGGACGCTGCacacccagccccagctgtgccaggaccCACAACAGCAGGTACTCTGGGTACCCAGGACACCAGGCAGTCCCAGGTACAGAGGACACAGGACATTCAGGACACCCAGCATCCTCAGCACTGGACACATGGGGCACTGGTGGCTTAAGGGACACATGCACAGGATGGGGGTGGAGCACACCAGAACACCTGGACACAGGCCATAGAAGTGAGAGTGGTGCCAAGAGCAGCAGGCACGTGGTGCACTTGGCAAGGCTGGTACACGGGGCACATGGAGTGGCAGCACCCACGGGACATGCGGCACTGGGAGTGGCAGTCTGCCAGGACCATGCTTTTGGGACCCTgtgtgcccagcagcagccacacatggccccagctgtgccagcaccaggCATGTGGGACTGGTAGCACATGGGACAACAGACACACAGGacaccaggcaggcagggctctgggtgcagcagcacacagcacaacacacacacacacacactctgagTCCCAGGCACACCAGCACAGGGGGCACAGTATGCACACCCAGCACTGGGTACCATGCACAACGGGCATCCCAACACCAAGCACAGGATATGTGCCACACATCAGACATGACAAAACACTGGCTACACCACCACCAAGGCAAGGGACAGCATGCACAGCAGTGGCACCATGTGCATCAACCCCAGCACTCCACAAGCCAACAGCAACCCCAAGGGTCACAccaggcagagagcagccagGTCCTGGACATGCATGTGCACTGCATATGCAGGACACCACTTAACACCAAGCTCCTAAAGCACCTGCACATCATGCACGGGGCACTGCACACAGCCAATAAAGTTGGCACTACAGCCATCATCACTTGGCTACTGCATACTGCCCAGGCTGGATGCTGCTGCGGCTTCATCCAGTGCTTGCAGCACAACCCCGTAGCACTTCCCATTTGCTCTGTATTGGCCCTACATGACTTCAGCCTGGACCTTGGACTCTGACACTGCGACAGACCCCGTGACTACAGTTAGAAATGCCACCTCACCTCCCCTTTCCACAGGCCATGCTCCAGATGGCCCTGGCTCCTAACACACCAAATGATCAGCTCAAGTGACCCTGTGCAGGGTACCAAGAGCAGCAAGGGgaagagacagaagaaattCAGTCCCAAGCCAGCAATTTCTGGATGCTTCCTGCTGATTAGTCCTgatttgtggggtttggttttggggttttctttttttttttgtgtgcgtgTTGGGTGTTTGGGGGGGGAAGGTGTGTGTGCAGGGTGTAGAGAATGACTGGAGTCTCTACTTTTGGGAAAGGTGACTGCAACCACCCTTAGCACAGGCTACTCATACAGGATGCTCCTCGGACCTTCTTTCCAACCCAGAAATGTAGGTCACTCCTGCCTCAAGACTGCTCCCCTTTTATGAATGGAACAAGGAAGGGAAATACCCCAAAGTCTCACAACAAATCACTCTGGAGATGTTGCACTTGGCAGAGACAAACATCATCCAATTTGCACTCCCAGTCTTGATCTTTATTAGTTACAGTTTCAAAGGGGATACAGTTTTACTTCTAGATCTTGTTGAAAGCAGCAATGTCAACACTCTGcacctgaaacaaaaccagtaaagCTGAAGGTCACCAAGGTGTTTCCAGATATTCAAAGCAAGCACTCACATCAGGGATTTCTTCACAGCATGCACCAGCAATGCTCAAAAAGATCAAGCATGGCCCAGGTCTCAGGccagcttcccagctgcagtAAGAGGACCTTTTTAATAATTCTAGAAACAGTCACAACAGGAAACTGCACTGTACTAGTTACTGCATAAATCTTTAGACAGTCTAGCCTATGAAGAACATACATATTAAAGAGTTTCTAGCAATGTTAAGGCTAAAGAGCAGAAGTTCCCGATTTACTCTAAATATAAGCAAAAGAGTAGCCAAagcaaaaaaggtaaaacccacCATGCTCTCAACAGTAAGACTAggagctctgctgagctgcatATCACCTGGCCCAGGGCTGGAGCTCCTACTGTCATTTCCATGGAAGAAGGACAGGGATTGAGACACCTCCAGCCATGAAGGTTAAACATTTGTGTGTCTACCCTGGTGCTGCACAGGCTAAGTGTCAAAGCAGGGCTTATCCAAAGTAATAATCTGTGGGAGCTGGATGGGCACTAAGAGCCTCCAAAAAGGCTctagaaaatactgcaaaatagCTGCATCATCCAgccttaaaaaatatatttaaatacactATACCAGTGTCTCAGCAGGCAGACGCCATCAATTctattgtttgggtttggttgtttttttttaaataaaaattcaagttTGCCAAAATCTGTGGGTCAGGCATCACCCAGGATTACAGAGCTCGCTGAAAGACTTACATAGTCTTCAAACTTGGTTATCTCCTCCTCCAGGATGTCTGTTCCGACTTTGTCATCCTCCACTACACACTGGATTTGGAGCTTCTTAATGCCATAGCCTACTGGGACCAGTTTGGAGGCTCCCCACACCAACCCATCCATGTGGATGGACCGTACACACTCCTCCATCTTCGCCATGTCAGTCTCATCATCCCACTGCAAAAATATGGAGTATGAACTTTAGTTTTCCTAGATACCA from Falco biarmicus isolate bFalBia1 chromosome 3, bFalBia1.pri, whole genome shotgun sequence carries:
- the NAPRT gene encoding nicotinate phosphoribosyltransferase, giving the protein MAPLTDLYQLTMAYGHWRAGRHRAPAAAELFFRRGPFRGAFALGAGLAEGLRCLRAFRFSAADVAYLRSVLPSTTEDAFFDYLATLDASEVTLSAVPEGSVVFARVPFLQVKGPLLVVQLLETTLLCLVSYASLVATNAARFRLLAGPDMKLMEIGLRRAQGPDGALSASKYSYIGGFDCTSNVLAGKLYGIPVHGTIAHSFIMSFTSLEEVQPRELLPLAGGEPVDLPALAKSWLQRVCELLQTPPEKVNRGELAAFVSYAITFPHDFQGLLDTYCVRRSGLPNFCAVALALHQLGYRAIGVRLDSGDLAQQSKEIRQVLQACGAHFQVPWFETIPIAVSNDISEQSLEEFSREGSEIDMIGVGTNLVTCPLQPSLGCVYKLVEVNGSPCLKLTEDEEKMTIPGAKTIYRLYDTAGHPFMDLMALEEEPSPKAGQELAIRVLGQLGETSKVMPTTVEPLHRTYFRDGQMCELLPSLQEVRSHAQVSLSLLSPAHRQLHEPQPYPVAVTERLHHLLAELQQASQ